From Bacillus basilensis, a single genomic window includes:
- a CDS encoding VOC family protein, translating into MPIRRIEHVGLMVANLETSITFYEKVVGLQLIKRMGHPNPDLKLAFLGVKESKETILELIEGYNSSLPAEGKVHHICFKVDSLKEEIERLKKHGVTFLLGEEIETLPDGTRYIFFAGPDGEWIEFFETKR; encoded by the coding sequence ATGCCAATTAGAAGAATAGAACACGTTGGACTTATGGTTGCAAACTTAGAAACATCTATTACTTTTTATGAAAAAGTAGTTGGCTTACAGCTTATTAAACGTATGGGTCACCCAAATCCAGACTTAAAACTCGCTTTTTTAGGGGTGAAAGAATCGAAGGAAACGATACTCGAACTCATTGAAGGTTATAACTCTTCTCTTCCGGCAGAAGGAAAAGTACATCACATTTGCTTTAAAGTAGATTCATTAAAAGAAGAAATTGAAAGACTCAAGAAACATGGAGTAACCTTTTTACTAGGAGAAGAAATCGAAACATTACCGGATGGAACACGTTACATATTCTTCGCGGGTCCTGATGGGGAATGGATTGAGTTTTTTGAAACCAAGAGATAA